From Marinobacterium sp. LSUCC0821, a single genomic window includes:
- a CDS encoding DMT family transporter, with the protein MDQLEIDNQRLKGILLIIFAEAVLVVTGIVIRLLADSLPVAQLVFLRNALGLLIMLPIVFLGKGVSLRTSRIHLHVTRAAVGVSAMACLYYSWTHLPLGTAALLKQTAPLFMPLLALWFLRERISPILIWSLPIGFTGVALVLNPDRESMQWVLLLGLLGALLGGFAKVVIRMMKDTEPSRRVVFYFAFFSSLFSAPLAFQDWMPMGWVELAGVAIIAGLSTIAQLSITRAYHSAPAGYLGPFTYSSVIIASLVGWMIWDETLDWITILGMVLIVFGGVLTVRAKA; encoded by the coding sequence TTGGATCAGCTAGAGATCGATAATCAGCGCTTAAAGGGTATTCTGCTGATTATTTTCGCGGAGGCAGTGCTTGTAGTCACGGGTATTGTGATTCGTCTTCTTGCCGATTCACTGCCGGTGGCGCAGCTTGTCTTTCTTCGCAATGCCCTGGGTTTGCTAATAATGCTGCCGATCGTCTTTCTGGGTAAAGGCGTGTCGTTACGTACTTCAAGAATACACCTTCATGTAACACGTGCTGCTGTGGGTGTGTCGGCAATGGCCTGCCTCTACTACTCCTGGACCCATCTACCCTTGGGTACAGCTGCGCTTCTAAAGCAGACAGCACCACTCTTTATGCCTCTGCTTGCGCTCTGGTTTCTGAGAGAGCGGATCTCGCCGATTTTGATCTGGTCACTACCCATTGGTTTTACAGGTGTAGCGCTAGTGCTCAACCCAGATAGGGAGAGTATGCAGTGGGTCCTGCTGTTGGGTCTGCTTGGTGCGCTATTGGGTGGTTTTGCGAAGGTTGTGATCCGTATGATGAAGGATACGGAACCTTCACGGCGTGTAGTCTTCTACTTTGCTTTTTTCTCTTCGCTATTTAGCGCGCCACTGGCTTTCCAAGATTGGATGCCAATGGGATGGGTTGAGCTTGCAGGGGTCGCCATTATTGCTGGCTTATCCACCATCGCACAGCTCTCTATTACTCGTGCGTACCACAGTGCCCCTGCAGGTTACTTGGGCCCCTTCACCTATAGCTCAGTCATTATTGCCTCGCTAGTGGGCTGGATGATCTGGGATGAGACGCTAGATTGGATCACCATTCTTGGCATGGTGCTAATTGTCTTTGGTGGGGTGTTGACGGTTAGGGCTAAGGCCTAG
- a CDS encoding insulinase family protein, producing the protein MTVVKAHPSFRFIRSEMIHSLNVEMSEFEHIATGARHYHLASDYDENVFLVAFRTMPEDSTGVAHILEHTALCGSERYPVRDPFFMMTRRSLNTFMNAFTSSDWTAYPFASQNRKDYFNLLDVYLDAVFFPRLDPLDFAQEGHRVEFAEAGNLESDLLFKGVVFNEMKGAMSSVTSTLWQAVSKYLFPTTTYHFNSGGEPADIPDLSYEQLREFHRTHYHPSNATFMTFGDIEVGELQARFDRQALARFEKSDIELSVPSEKRYFAPIRVEEAYALDQGEVEGKTHHVLAWLTKPSIDLKAELQGQLLSRVLLDNSSSPLRAVLESTDLGAAPSPLCGVEDSNREISFMCGIEGSDPEHGRAFEQMVLDTLAEVVEKGVDQSMVAAQLHQLELQQREITGDHYPFGMSLILASLSSAIHRGDPIASLNIDTVLDQMRIEIEDPAYIPNLVKEWLLDNPHRLLLTLRPDTELSERKDEAEAARLAQLKASLTNEQLQAIDEQAQALEARQAQQDDPGVLPKVTLDDVPSEIHFPTGAEVMPGINWYSAGTNGLVYQQIFFDVPALTDRQQALFPLYTQCLTELGSAGRTYKEHQALESAVSGGIHAYLNARGATDQPADMRAILTLSGKGLAVNQVALSELMVDMLTSAPFNEYSRIAELVAQNASRKEQSVSGQGHSLAMLVASAGLAAGAALSNRSRGLPSIILARELAEQVKEKAGVETLAAELQAIHALVVASKPQALLVADDEHQQVFVQQFSEQFKRLTQSSALATPFVVETTETISAQAWLVNTQVSFCSKVYPTVPVAHLDSAPLTVVGELLRNGYLHRAVREQGGAYGSGASQDSGDALFRFFSYRDPRTVETVQEFDRSIEWLLNTGATEAQLEEAILGVVGSMDKPGSPAGEAKATFMNGLFGRTPEQRMEFRARILAVTLEDVKRVTELYLADPAKGLTAIVTNSSLAEKLPANYQQFTL; encoded by the coding sequence ATGACTGTAGTTAAGGCACACCCAAGTTTTCGTTTTATTCGCTCTGAGATGATCCACTCTTTAAATGTAGAGATGTCAGAGTTCGAGCACATCGCTACGGGTGCGCGTCATTACCATCTAGCCAGTGACTACGATGAAAACGTCTTTTTGGTAGCGTTTCGCACCATGCCAGAAGATTCAACCGGTGTTGCCCATATTCTAGAGCACACAGCCCTGTGTGGTAGTGAGCGATACCCAGTGCGCGACCCCTTCTTTATGATGACGCGCCGTTCACTGAATACATTTATGAACGCCTTTACCAGTAGTGATTGGACCGCCTACCCATTTGCTAGCCAGAATCGTAAAGACTACTTCAACCTACTAGATGTCTACCTTGATGCTGTTTTCTTTCCACGCCTAGATCCACTTGATTTTGCCCAGGAGGGTCACCGTGTGGAATTTGCTGAGGCGGGAAATCTTGAATCTGATCTTCTCTTTAAAGGGGTCGTTTTCAATGAGATGAAAGGGGCGATGAGCTCTGTCACTTCGACCTTATGGCAGGCAGTGTCTAAATACCTATTCCCGACCACCACTTACCACTTCAACTCCGGTGGTGAACCTGCAGATATTCCAGATCTAAGCTACGAACAGCTGCGCGAGTTCCATCGTACTCACTACCACCCATCCAACGCGACCTTCATGACCTTTGGTGATATCGAAGTGGGTGAGTTGCAAGCGCGTTTTGATCGGCAAGCGCTTGCTCGTTTTGAGAAGAGTGATATTGAGCTCTCGGTACCGAGTGAGAAGCGCTACTTTGCACCGATTCGTGTGGAGGAGGCCTATGCACTTGATCAAGGTGAGGTTGAAGGCAAAACCCACCATGTACTGGCATGGCTCACTAAACCATCGATTGACCTGAAGGCTGAGCTGCAGGGGCAGTTGCTATCGCGCGTGCTATTGGATAACTCAAGTTCGCCTCTGCGTGCTGTGTTAGAGTCGACTGATTTGGGCGCCGCTCCATCACCGCTTTGTGGTGTAGAGGACTCCAATCGCGAGATCTCTTTCATGTGTGGCATTGAGGGGAGTGATCCAGAGCACGGGCGTGCTTTCGAGCAGATGGTGCTCGACACGCTTGCAGAGGTGGTAGAGAAGGGCGTTGACCAATCGATGGTTGCCGCGCAATTGCACCAATTAGAACTGCAACAGCGTGAAATTACTGGCGATCACTACCCCTTTGGGATGTCGCTGATTTTGGCTTCTCTATCAAGTGCGATACACCGTGGTGATCCTATAGCCAGTCTCAATATCGATACTGTACTGGATCAGATGCGTATTGAAATTGAAGATCCAGCCTATATACCTAACCTAGTGAAGGAGTGGTTGTTAGATAATCCGCACCGTCTCCTATTAACGCTGCGTCCAGATACTGAGTTGAGCGAGCGTAAGGATGAAGCTGAAGCTGCTCGCCTTGCGCAATTGAAAGCATCGCTTACTAATGAGCAGCTACAAGCGATTGATGAGCAAGCTCAAGCGCTTGAGGCACGACAGGCACAACAGGATGACCCAGGTGTTCTACCTAAGGTGACACTTGATGATGTCCCTTCAGAGATCCACTTCCCAACAGGTGCGGAGGTGATGCCTGGTATCAATTGGTACAGTGCCGGGACCAATGGTTTGGTTTATCAGCAGATTTTCTTTGATGTGCCTGCACTGACAGATCGTCAGCAAGCGCTATTCCCTCTCTATACACAGTGTCTGACTGAGCTTGGTAGTGCGGGTCGTACCTATAAAGAGCATCAGGCCCTTGAGAGCGCTGTTAGTGGCGGTATTCATGCCTACCTCAATGCCAGAGGTGCGACTGACCAGCCAGCAGATATGCGCGCAATCTTGACGCTTTCTGGTAAAGGATTGGCGGTAAATCAGGTCGCTCTATCTGAGTTGATGGTCGATATGCTGACCAGTGCGCCATTTAATGAGTACTCACGCATTGCAGAGTTAGTTGCACAAAATGCATCTCGTAAAGAGCAATCAGTGTCGGGCCAGGGACATTCGCTGGCGATGTTGGTTGCAAGTGCAGGTCTTGCTGCAGGTGCCGCACTATCTAACCGTTCACGTGGTTTACCATCAATTATATTGGCGCGTGAGTTAGCTGAGCAGGTTAAAGAGAAGGCTGGAGTGGAAACACTCGCAGCTGAACTGCAGGCTATTCATGCACTAGTTGTTGCGTCGAAACCGCAGGCGTTGTTGGTGGCTGATGATGAGCATCAGCAGGTGTTTGTTCAGCAGTTTTCCGAGCAGTTTAAACGTCTCACTCAAAGTAGCGCTCTTGCTACACCGTTTGTTGTTGAAACTACAGAGACTATTAGCGCACAGGCTTGGCTAGTGAATACGCAGGTGAGTTTCTGTTCAAAAGTTTATCCAACTGTGCCAGTTGCTCATTTGGATTCAGCACCGCTTACGGTGGTGGGCGAACTGCTAAGAAACGGCTATCTGCACCGTGCAGTTCGTGAGCAGGGTGGTGCGTATGGCTCGGGTGCGAGTCAGGATAGTGGTGATGCCCTGTTTAGATTCTTCTCCTACCGTGACCCACGCACAGTTGAGACGGTGCAAGAGTTTGATCGTTCAATCGAGTGGTTGTTGAATACGGGCGCGACTGAGGCTCAGTTAGAAGAGGCGATTCTCGGTGTGGTCGGCTCAATGGATAAGCCGGGTTCGCCGGCGGGCGAGGCTAAAGCGACCTTTATGAATGGCCTGTTTGGTCGTACACCAGAGCAGCGCATGGAGTTTCGTGCCCGCATTCTTGCGGTAACACTGGAAGATGTTAAGCGAGTAACAGAGTTATATCTTGCTGACCCAGCGAAAGGGTTAACAGCTATAGTGACCAATAGCTCGTTAGCTGAAAAGCTGCCTGCAAACTATCAACAATTTACCCTGTAG
- a CDS encoding Bax inhibitor-1/YccA family protein, with protein MATYDSINTQVTGAVRDTNKMIRNTYMLLAMTMVFSTVTAAISMAMNPPFIVYLGSVIASFILLFVINKKQNTAAALPLTFLFTGLMGFGLGPILNHYLALPNGGQIVTTALGMTAVTFFGLTAYVMNTRKDFSFMGGFLAAGSIVLLVAMLAMFILPMFGVNISGMQLAFSAAVVFLMAGFLLYDTSNIINGNYNNYIMATVGLYLNVYNLFVHLLSLVGAFNDD; from the coding sequence ATGGCCACGTACGACTCGATTAACACTCAAGTGACAGGTGCTGTTCGCGATACCAATAAGATGATTCGCAACACTTACATGCTGCTTGCGATGACTATGGTATTCAGCACTGTAACTGCTGCTATCTCTATGGCAATGAACCCTCCGTTCATCGTCTACCTTGGAAGTGTGATTGCTAGCTTCATCCTGCTATTTGTTATTAACAAAAAGCAAAATACAGCTGCAGCACTACCGCTCACATTCCTTTTCACAGGTCTCATGGGCTTTGGATTGGGTCCAATCCTTAACCACTACCTAGCACTACCTAATGGTGGTCAGATCGTGACTACAGCGCTTGGTATGACTGCAGTGACCTTCTTCGGACTAACAGCGTATGTGATGAACACCCGTAAAGATTTCAGCTTTATGGGTGGCTTCCTAGCAGCAGGCTCAATTGTGCTTCTTGTCGCTATGCTTGCGATGTTTATCCTACCTATGTTCGGTGTGAACATCTCTGGCATGCAGCTAGCATTCTCTGCTGCGGTAGTATTCTTGATGGCTGGTTTCCTTCTTTACGACACTAGCAACATCATCAACGGTAACTACAACAACTACATCATGGCGACTGTGGGTCTATACCTAAACGTATACAACCTGTTTGTACACCTGCTTAGCCTAGTTGGCGCATTTAACGACGACTAA
- a CDS encoding NADP-dependent isocitrate dehydrogenase, with protein MAKKPSTIVYTLTDEAPALATASFLPIIRKFAKSADINVELCDISLAGRILSSFPEYLNDQQKVEDGLAQLGDMTADPNLNLIKLPNISASVPQLKAAIAELQAQGYHIPDFPDAARNDKEQEIRDRYSKILGSAVNPVLRQGNSDRRAPAAVKAFARKHPHSMGQWSKASRTHADYMNGGDFFSSEQAVTMEKDTKVRIEFICGDGNITVKKELSLLKGEVLDGMFMSAKALRNFFEETLQDCKESGVMWSLHVKATMMKVSHPIVFGHAVTVFYKEVWDKWGEKFQEIGVNPNNGLNSVYEKIAELPNSVREEILHDIHEAAMHRPEMAMVDSVKGITNLHIPSDVIVDASMPAMIRNSGKMWGQDGKAKDTKAVMPESTYARIYQEMINFCKTHGAFDPTTMGTVPNVGLMAMKAEEYGSHDKTFEMTEDGIMRVVAEDGTVLMGHKVEKGDIWRACQTKDAAIRDWVKLAVTRARQSNTPAIFWLDAERAHDRELRKKVELYLQEHDTEGLDLRIMSYVRAMRSTCERLIRGLDTISVTGNVLRDYLTDLFPIMELGTSAKMLSVVPMLAGGGMYETGAGGSAPKHVQQVLEENHLRWDSLGEFLALAVSLEELGIKENKPRAKVLAETLDRATGLLLDKGKSPSRRTGELDNRGSHFYLALYWAQQIVDQTEDAELAKLFAPVAEALTSGEAKILEELSAVQGSPADIQGYYHAPMELVEKVMRPSATLNAVIDA; from the coding sequence ATGGCTAAAAAACCAAGTACTATCGTCTACACCCTTACAGACGAAGCACCGGCGCTTGCGACCGCATCCTTCCTGCCAATTATTCGTAAATTTGCTAAATCAGCTGACATCAATGTTGAGCTATGTGATATCTCTCTTGCAGGGCGTATCCTTTCTTCGTTCCCAGAGTACCTGAACGATCAACAGAAAGTTGAAGACGGCCTTGCTCAGCTAGGCGATATGACAGCTGATCCAAACCTTAACCTGATCAAACTGCCAAACATCTCTGCATCTGTACCGCAGTTGAAAGCAGCGATTGCTGAACTTCAGGCTCAGGGTTACCACATTCCAGATTTCCCAGATGCTGCACGCAACGATAAAGAGCAAGAGATCCGTGATCGCTACTCTAAAATCCTTGGTTCTGCTGTTAACCCTGTTCTACGTCAGGGCAACTCAGACCGTCGCGCACCAGCAGCTGTAAAAGCTTTCGCTCGCAAACACCCACATAGCATGGGTCAGTGGAGCAAAGCGTCACGTACTCACGCTGACTACATGAACGGCGGCGACTTCTTCTCTAGTGAACAGGCTGTCACTATGGAGAAAGATACTAAAGTACGCATCGAATTCATCTGCGGCGATGGCAACATCACTGTTAAGAAAGAGCTAAGCCTTCTTAAAGGTGAAGTACTTGATGGCATGTTCATGAGTGCCAAAGCGCTTCGTAACTTCTTCGAAGAGACTCTTCAGGACTGTAAAGAGTCTGGCGTAATGTGGTCTCTACACGTTAAAGCGACGATGATGAAGGTTTCACACCCTATCGTTTTCGGTCACGCGGTAACCGTGTTCTACAAAGAGGTTTGGGACAAGTGGGGCGAGAAGTTCCAAGAGATCGGTGTTAACCCTAACAACGGTCTAAACAGCGTTTACGAAAAGATCGCTGAGCTACCAAACTCTGTGCGCGAAGAGATCCTTCACGACATCCACGAAGCAGCTATGCACCGTCCAGAGATGGCGATGGTTGATTCGGTTAAAGGCATCACTAACCTTCACATCCCATCTGACGTAATCGTTGACGCATCTATGCCTGCAATGATCCGTAACTCAGGCAAGATGTGGGGCCAGGATGGTAAAGCTAAAGATACTAAAGCAGTAATGCCAGAAAGTACTTACGCTCGCATCTACCAAGAGATGATCAACTTCTGTAAAACTCACGGCGCATTCGATCCAACTACTATGGGTACAGTACCTAACGTAGGTCTAATGGCGATGAAAGCTGAAGAGTACGGTTCGCACGATAAGACTTTCGAGATGACTGAAGATGGCATCATGCGCGTTGTTGCTGAAGACGGCACAGTGCTAATGGGTCACAAAGTCGAGAAAGGCGACATCTGGCGCGCATGTCAGACTAAAGATGCTGCGATCCGCGACTGGGTTAAACTAGCCGTGACACGTGCTCGTCAGTCTAACACTCCTGCTATCTTCTGGTTGGATGCAGAGCGTGCACACGATCGTGAACTTCGTAAGAAAGTTGAGCTTTATCTACAAGAGCATGACACTGAAGGTCTAGATCTTCGAATCATGTCTTACGTACGCGCTATGCGCTCTACTTGTGAGCGCCTAATCCGTGGCCTAGATACTATCTCTGTAACGGGTAACGTTCTACGTGACTACCTAACTGACCTATTCCCAATCATGGAACTGGGTACATCTGCGAAGATGCTATCTGTAGTACCAATGCTTGCGGGCGGTGGTATGTACGAAACAGGTGCAGGCGGTTCAGCACCTAAACACGTACAGCAGGTACTTGAAGAGAACCACCTACGTTGGGACTCTCTAGGTGAATTCCTAGCACTTGCAGTATCTCTAGAAGAGCTCGGCATCAAAGAGAACAAACCACGCGCTAAAGTGCTAGCTGAAACTCTAGATCGCGCTACTGGCCTACTACTTGATAAAGGTAAATCACCTTCACGTCGTACTGGCGAACTAGATAACCGTGGCAGCCACTTCTACTTGGCTCTTTACTGGGCTCAGCAGATTGTTGACCAGACTGAAGATGCTGAACTAGCTAAACTATTCGCACCAGTTGCTGAAGCGTTGACTAGCGGTGAAGCGAAGATCCTTGAAGAGCTTTCAGCAGTTCAAGGTTCACCTGCAGATATCCAGGGCTACTACCACGCACCGATGGAACTTGTTGAAAAAGTGATGCGCCCAAGTGCAACACTGAACGCAGTGATCGATGCTTAA
- the metH gene encoding methionine synthase: MISKDVRVRDYKAIEAQLKQLLEERILMLDGAMGTMIQGYKLEEADYRGTRFADWHCDVKGNNDLLVLTQPQIIEEIHYKYLLAGADIIETNSFNATTIAMADYEMEELNREINVEAARVARRAVDRMNAETPDRPRFVAGVLGPTNRTATISPDVNDPGFRNVTFDQLVVAYTESIDGLVEGGSDIILIETIFDTLNAKAAVFACEQYFDDHGFRLPVMISGTITDASGRTLSGQTTEAFYNSLRHAKPLSIGLNCALGPKELRQYVEELSRISDTYVSVHPNAGLPNAFGEYDETAQQMRDEIADWAKDGFVNIVGGCCGTTPEHIRVIREGVIKQSPRKIPEIAIECRLAGLEPLTIGPETLFVNVGERTNVTGSAKFRRLIKEGDYETALEVARQQVESGAQIIDINMDEGMLDAEAAMCRFLNLIASEPDISRVPIMIDSSKWEIIEEGLKRIQGKGVVNSISLKEGEEKFIAQAKLVRRYGAAVVVMAFDEVGQADTYERKIEICERSYRVLVDKVGFPPEDIIFDPNIFAIATGIEEHDNYAVDFIEATAWIKRNLPHAMISGGVSNVSFSFRGNDKVREAIHCVFLYHAIKNGMDMGIVNAGQLAIYYDLPEALRKHVEDIVLNRREDGTERMLEHAEQYRGDAAMQAAGADLAWRELPVEERLSHALVKGITDYIDEDTEECRKLYPRPLLVIEGPLMSGMGIVGDLFGAGKMFLPQVVKSARVMKKAVAYLMPFIEAEKEGSESSSAGKVIMATVKGDVHDIGKNIVGVVLQCNNFEIVDLGVMVPAETILRTAREQNADIIGLSGLITPSLDEMVHVAKEMQRQGFDIPLMIGGATTSKAHTAVKIEPCYKNNLVVHVTNASRSVGVASALLSKERHQAFVDETRTEYEAVRERHHARQNEQRRVNIDAARANSEPVNWEGYVPPVPKEPGVHVLKEIPLESLVDYIDWTPFFQSWELAGKYPRILTDEVVGEQATKLFADAKVMLADIIANKRLEARAVVGLFPANRVGDDVELYTDEARHTPLMTVHHLRQQTQKIEGKYNHCLSDYVANKDSNTADYLGAFAVTAGIGVDEMVAEFEKDHDDYQSIMVKALADRLAEALAEKMHADVRRNYWGYASDESLDNEALIREEYVGIRPAPGYPACPDHTEKGLLWELLDVEANIGMTLTDSYAMLPTAAVSGWYFSHPEAKYFGVAKISEDQVEDYAHRKGMSLSEAERWLAPNLGYEPESL, encoded by the coding sequence ATGATAAGCAAGGATGTGCGCGTGCGCGATTACAAAGCGATAGAAGCTCAACTAAAACAACTACTTGAAGAACGCATTTTGATGCTCGATGGTGCCATGGGTACTATGATTCAAGGCTACAAGTTAGAAGAGGCTGACTACCGTGGCACGCGCTTTGCTGACTGGCATTGCGATGTTAAAGGCAACAACGACCTGCTAGTGCTAACCCAGCCGCAGATTATTGAAGAGATCCACTACAAGTACCTTCTAGCGGGTGCTGACATTATCGAGACCAACTCATTTAACGCCACCACTATCGCAATGGCTGACTATGAGATGGAAGAACTCAACCGTGAGATCAACGTAGAGGCTGCACGCGTTGCACGTCGTGCCGTCGATCGCATGAACGCAGAGACGCCAGACCGTCCTCGTTTTGTTGCCGGTGTCCTTGGCCCAACAAACCGCACAGCGACAATCTCTCCTGATGTAAACGATCCAGGTTTCCGCAATGTCACTTTCGATCAGTTGGTAGTAGCTTATACAGAGTCTATCGACGGTCTTGTTGAGGGTGGCTCAGACATCATTTTGATTGAGACCATCTTCGATACCCTAAACGCCAAAGCAGCTGTATTTGCTTGTGAGCAGTACTTCGACGATCACGGTTTCCGTCTTCCTGTGATGATCAGCGGAACCATTACTGACGCCTCGGGCCGTACCCTTTCAGGCCAGACAACTGAAGCCTTCTACAACTCGTTACGCCACGCTAAACCACTCTCAATTGGCCTTAACTGTGCATTGGGGCCGAAAGAGCTTCGCCAGTACGTAGAGGAGCTTTCGCGTATCTCCGACACCTATGTATCGGTTCACCCTAACGCTGGTCTACCAAATGCCTTCGGTGAATATGATGAAACCGCACAGCAGATGCGCGATGAGATTGCCGACTGGGCTAAAGATGGTTTTGTAAATATTGTGGGTGGCTGTTGTGGCACCACGCCTGAGCACATCCGCGTGATTCGTGAAGGTGTGATTAAACAATCACCTCGCAAGATTCCTGAAATCGCAATTGAGTGTCGTTTAGCCGGTCTTGAACCACTGACTATTGGCCCTGAAACGTTATTTGTGAACGTGGGTGAGCGTACTAACGTTACCGGTTCTGCAAAATTCCGTCGTCTCATTAAAGAGGGCGACTACGAGACCGCACTTGAAGTAGCGCGTCAGCAGGTTGAGAGCGGTGCCCAGATCATCGATATCAACATGGATGAGGGTATGCTCGATGCGGAAGCGGCAATGTGCCGTTTCTTAAACCTGATTGCTTCAGAGCCAGATATCTCTCGAGTGCCTATTATGATCGACTCTTCAAAATGGGAGATCATTGAAGAGGGTCTAAAACGAATTCAAGGTAAGGGCGTTGTTAACTCAATTAGCCTCAAAGAGGGCGAAGAGAAGTTTATCGCTCAGGCAAAACTGGTTAGACGTTACGGTGCTGCTGTTGTGGTTATGGCCTTCGATGAAGTGGGCCAGGCAGATACCTATGAACGAAAGATTGAGATCTGTGAACGCTCGTACCGCGTCCTGGTCGATAAAGTGGGCTTCCCTCCAGAAGATATTATTTTCGATCCAAACATCTTCGCTATCGCCACCGGCATCGAAGAGCACGACAACTACGCCGTCGACTTCATAGAAGCGACAGCATGGATCAAGCGCAATCTGCCACACGCCATGATCTCTGGCGGGGTTTCTAACGTCTCATTCTCTTTCCGTGGTAACGACAAAGTTCGTGAAGCAATCCACTGTGTATTCCTGTACCACGCCATTAAAAACGGTATGGATATGGGTATCGTCAACGCGGGTCAACTTGCTATCTATTATGACCTCCCAGAAGCACTTCGAAAGCACGTTGAAGATATCGTCTTGAACCGTCGTGAAGATGGTACAGAGCGCATGCTTGAACATGCAGAGCAGTACCGCGGCGATGCAGCAATGCAGGCAGCAGGTGCTGACCTTGCGTGGCGCGAACTCCCAGTTGAAGAGCGCCTTTCACATGCGTTAGTCAAAGGTATCACCGACTACATCGATGAAGATACGGAAGAGTGTCGTAAGCTCTACCCTCGCCCACTTCTAGTTATTGAAGGGCCGTTGATGAGCGGTATGGGAATTGTCGGCGACCTATTTGGCGCCGGTAAGATGTTCCTGCCACAGGTTGTTAAGTCTGCGCGTGTAATGAAGAAAGCGGTAGCCTACCTCATGCCATTTATCGAGGCTGAAAAAGAGGGTAGCGAGTCGAGCTCAGCCGGCAAAGTGATCATGGCAACCGTAAAGGGTGACGTGCACGATATCGGTAAAAACATCGTAGGCGTAGTACTGCAATGTAACAACTTCGAAATCGTCGATCTTGGCGTTATGGTGCCAGCTGAGACCATTCTTAGAACGGCGCGCGAACAGAACGCGGACATCATCGGTCTATCGGGCCTCATTACTCCATCACTTGATGAGATGGTACACGTTGCAAAAGAGATGCAGCGCCAAGGTTTCGATATCCCACTTATGATCGGTGGCGCAACCACATCTAAAGCGCACACTGCCGTGAAGATTGAGCCCTGCTACAAGAACAACCTAGTGGTGCATGTCACCAACGCCTCACGATCTGTAGGTGTAGCCTCTGCCCTACTCTCTAAAGAGCGCCACCAAGCCTTTGTGGATGAGACTCGTACAGAGTACGAAGCAGTGCGTGAGCGCCACCATGCACGTCAGAACGAGCAGCGCCGCGTCAATATCGATGCTGCACGCGCCAATTCTGAACCGGTTAATTGGGAAGGCTACGTTCCACCAGTCCCAAAAGAGCCTGGCGTGCATGTTCTAAAAGAGATCCCACTTGAGTCACTGGTTGATTACATCGACTGGACACCTTTCTTCCAATCTTGGGAGCTTGCTGGAAAATACCCACGCATTTTGACTGATGAGGTCGTAGGCGAACAGGCAACGAAACTCTTTGCCGATGCCAAGGTGATGCTTGCAGATATTATCGCCAACAAGCGACTTGAAGCGCGAGCTGTGGTGGGTCTATTCCCTGCTAACCGTGTAGGGGACGACGTTGAACTCTATACTGACGAGGCACGCCATACACCACTGATGACAGTTCACCACCTGCGCCAACAGACTCAGAAGATAGAGGGCAAATACAACCACTGTCTTTCTGATTATGTCGCTAACAAAGATAGCAATACCGCAGACTACCTAGGTGCCTTTGCCGTTACTGCAGGTATAGGTGTTGATGAGATGGTGGCTGAGTTTGAAAAGGACCACGACGACTACCAGTCAATTATGGTGAAAGCACTTGCAGACCGCTTAGCAGAAGCACTTGCTGAGAAGATGCACGCCGATGTGCGTCGCAACTACTGGGGTTACGCATCAGATGAGAGCCTCGATAACGAAGCACTTATTCGCGAAGAGTACGTCGGCATCCGCCCTGCACCTGGCTACCCTGCTTGCCCAGACCATACCGAGAAGGGCCTGTTATGGGAGCTATTGGATGTCGAGGCAAATATCGGCATGACCCTTACCGACAGCTACGCAATGCTGCCAACAGCAGCGGTTAGCGGTTGGTACTTTAGCCATCCAGAAGCTAAGTACTTTGGTGTCGCTAAAATCAGCGAAGATCAGGTCGAAGATTACGCCCACCGCAAAGGGATGTCGTTATCTGAAGCCGAGCGTTGGTTGGCGCCAAACCTTGGGTATGAGCCGGAGTCGCTCTGA